The Rhodocytophaga rosea genome has a segment encoding these proteins:
- a CDS encoding L,D-transpeptidase family protein, whose protein sequence is MIRYNLLLSLLLTGLSAFLPGTFKTAQLKYARVKSAYQDKEESVKALFTTRKLDLSQSHLFIRAFKQEGLLEVWAKHPQQTTYQLVITYPVCASSGVLGPKRYGGDGQVPEGFYYIDRFNPQSNFHLSLGINYPNESDRILGEKANLGGDIFIHGSCVTIGCLPLTDDKIKELYIMTVEARSNGQSRIPVHIFPAKLTEANLNRLKQEYSTEPTLLNFWQQLKTGYAQFEASKQIPTIIVDAKGIYQYK, encoded by the coding sequence ATGATACGATATAACCTGCTCCTCTCTCTGCTACTCACCGGACTTTCGGCATTTTTGCCAGGAACTTTTAAAACGGCTCAACTCAAATATGCACGGGTAAAAAGTGCCTACCAGGACAAAGAAGAAAGTGTAAAAGCATTATTTACCACCCGAAAACTTGACCTTTCCCAATCTCATCTTTTCATTCGGGCATTCAAGCAGGAAGGTTTACTGGAAGTATGGGCCAAACATCCGCAGCAAACCACTTATCAGCTCGTTATTACCTACCCTGTATGTGCTTCCTCCGGCGTATTAGGACCCAAACGGTATGGCGGTGACGGACAAGTGCCTGAGGGCTTTTATTATATAGACCGCTTTAATCCGCAGAGCAATTTCCATCTGTCACTGGGCATCAATTATCCGAATGAATCAGACCGGATTCTGGGAGAAAAAGCTAACCTGGGTGGCGATATTTTTATTCATGGCAGCTGCGTTACCATTGGCTGTTTGCCTTTAACAGACGATAAAATCAAGGAACTCTATATTATGACTGTTGAAGCCAGATCTAATGGCCAGAGCAGAATTCCGGTGCATATATTCCCGGCTAAACTTACTGAAGCTAACCTCAACAGGCTTAAACAGGAATACAGTACAGAACCTACTCTACTCAACTTCTGGCAACAGCTAAAAACCGGCTATGCTCAATTTGAAGCGAGCAAGCAAATTCCGACCATAATTGTAGATGCCAAAGGTATCTATCAGTATAAATAA
- a CDS encoding branched-chain amino acid aminotransferase: MIDVVNIQTQPVSKSRISECDFDQLVFGKTFSDHMFVASYDGKGWQDLKIVPYGDLSLSPALSALHYGQAIFEGLKAYKSQSGEALVFRPVENLKRLNKSAERLCMPTLPEEIFMSGLTQLLSIDRDWIPSKPGYSLYIRPYMFASDEYIGVKPSENYIFIIFTSPVGAYYNKPVKVRVEPHYTRAAPGGMGFAKAAGNYAASMYPATLALKDGYDQLLWTDGVEHKYFEESGTMNVMFIINDTIITPPTTDSILKGITRDSVLQLAKDWGVKVEERPVSVAEVMQAIQAGTLQEAFGVGTAATIAHISVVGYEGKDYTLPPVAERKFSNKVLKVLDEIKTGKAPDPHNWVYRV, from the coding sequence ATGATAGATGTTGTAAATATTCAGACACAGCCGGTAAGTAAATCCCGGATCAGCGAATGCGACTTTGACCAGTTGGTGTTTGGCAAAACTTTTTCAGACCATATGTTTGTAGCCAGTTATGATGGCAAAGGATGGCAGGACTTGAAAATTGTACCCTACGGCGATCTAAGCCTAAGTCCGGCTTTGTCGGCACTGCATTACGGACAAGCCATTTTTGAAGGATTAAAAGCCTATAAAAGCCAATCAGGCGAAGCGCTTGTATTCCGTCCGGTAGAAAACCTGAAACGCCTCAATAAATCAGCGGAGCGCCTGTGTATGCCTACCCTACCGGAAGAAATATTTATGTCTGGCCTTACCCAGCTGCTCAGCATAGACCGGGACTGGATTCCTTCCAAACCTGGCTACTCCTTGTACATCCGTCCGTATATGTTTGCTTCTGATGAATATATTGGCGTAAAACCCTCTGAAAACTATATATTTATCATCTTTACTTCACCTGTTGGGGCGTATTATAACAAACCTGTAAAAGTGCGGGTAGAACCTCATTATACCCGTGCGGCTCCTGGTGGAATGGGTTTTGCTAAAGCGGCAGGTAATTATGCCGCTTCTATGTATCCGGCTACACTTGCCCTTAAAGATGGCTACGACCAGTTACTGTGGACGGATGGTGTAGAGCACAAATATTTTGAAGAATCCGGAACGATGAATGTGATGTTCATCATCAATGATACCATCATTACTCCTCCTACCACCGATTCTATCCTGAAAGGGATTACCCGCGACAGTGTGCTGCAACTGGCTAAAGACTGGGGCGTAAAAGTGGAAGAAAGACCAGTGTCTGTAGCAGAAGTGATGCAAGCTATTCAGGCAGGCACTTTACAGGAAGCTTTTGGTGTAGGTACCGCCGCTACCATTGCCCATATTTCTGTTGTTGGCTATGAAGGAAAAGATTATACCTTACCTCCGGTAGCCGAACGAAAGTTCTCTAATAAAGTATTGAAAGTACTGGATGAAATAAAAACCGGAAAAGCCCCGGACCCACATAACTGGGTATACAGAGTCTGA
- a CDS encoding cob(I)yrinic acid a,c-diamide adenosyltransferase has protein sequence MKIYTKTGDTGKTSLIGGTRVFKSHDRIDVYGTVDELNSYIGLVRDQPVNISRADLLKEIQDRLFTIGASLASDPEKSTKKIPDLLESDVSLLEKAIDEMTETLPELHFFVLPGGHQSVSFCHVARTVCRRAERLAIALSQESFVEPLVIVYLNRLSDYLFVLSRKMTQELGTEEIAWKPRI, from the coding sequence ATGAAAATATATACCAAAACAGGAGATACAGGCAAAACTTCGTTAATAGGCGGAACCAGGGTTTTTAAATCGCATGACCGGATTGATGTATATGGCACGGTAGATGAACTTAACTCCTATATAGGTTTAGTAAGAGATCAGCCGGTAAATATAAGCCGAGCCGATCTTTTGAAAGAAATACAGGACAGGCTCTTTACAATCGGTGCTTCTCTGGCTTCTGACCCGGAAAAAAGTACCAAAAAAATCCCCGACCTGCTGGAAAGTGATGTGAGCCTACTCGAAAAAGCCATCGACGAAATGACGGAGACATTGCCGGAACTACACTTTTTTGTTCTCCCAGGTGGTCATCAGTCTGTTTCTTTCTGTCATGTAGCCCGGACGGTATGCCGGCGGGCAGAGCGGCTGGCCATTGCCTTAAGCCAGGAATCATTTGTGGAGCCTCTGGTGATTGTATACCTGAACCGCCTGTCGGATTATTTATTTGTGCTGAGCCGGAAAATGACGCAGGAACTGGGCACAGAAGAAATTGCCTGGAAACCAAGAATTTGA
- a CDS encoding cupin domain-containing protein produces MKEAKGDTTVTKIDSAFSPLGEHGEKYLASGKNIAMRLWENEQPGEAKPEVSRPYETVGYVISGRAELHTEGQMVLLEPGNSYVVPKGAVHKYKILEAFTTVEATYPPAHIHGRDE; encoded by the coding sequence ATGAAAGAAGCAAAAGGAGATACAACCGTTACAAAAATTGATTCTGCCTTTTCACCTCTGGGCGAACATGGAGAAAAATACTTAGCATCAGGTAAAAATATTGCCATGCGCCTATGGGAAAATGAGCAACCTGGAGAAGCCAAACCGGAAGTAAGCCGGCCCTACGAAACCGTAGGATATGTTATCAGCGGACGGGCAGAGTTGCATACCGAAGGCCAGATGGTATTGCTGGAGCCAGGAAATTCGTATGTAGTTCCTAAAGGAGCTGTACACAAATATAAGATTCTGGAGGCTTTTACAACTGTAGAGGCTACCTACCCACCTGCCCACATACATGGCCGGGATGAGTAA
- a CDS encoding low affinity iron permease family protein has protein sequence MENSKEKLVTGFEKFSNKVTALTGSSGAFMLALFSIIIWLCTGPIFNYSDTWQLVINTGTTIVTFLMVFLIQKSQNKESMAVQLKLNELIAANKGASNRLVNVENLTEQELKTLHQHYCKMAELTKQASDLKQSHSIEEAIENAYEKLEEENKENGKTRIKSKVVK, from the coding sequence ATGGAAAATTCAAAGGAAAAACTTGTTACTGGTTTTGAAAAATTCTCAAATAAAGTAACTGCCCTTACCGGGAGTTCCGGCGCTTTCATGCTTGCCCTATTTTCTATCATCATCTGGCTCTGTACCGGACCCATTTTCAATTACTCTGATACCTGGCAGCTTGTTATCAATACCGGAACAACTATTGTTACTTTTCTGATGGTTTTCCTGATTCAAAAATCGCAGAATAAAGAATCTATGGCGGTGCAATTGAAATTAAATGAGTTAATAGCAGCCAATAAAGGAGCCAGTAACCGGCTGGTAAATGTAGAAAACCTGACCGAACAGGAGTTAAAAACCCTGCACCAGCATTATTGTAAAATGGCAGAACTCACTAAACAGGCATCTGACCTGAAACAATCGCATTCCATAGAGGAAGCGATAGAAAACGCCTATGAGAAACTGGAAGAAGAAAATAAGGAAAATGGAAAAACCAGGATAAAATCAAAGGTAGTAAAATAA
- a CDS encoding tetratricopeptide repeat protein: MKCLSIFCILLFSTFYCLADTPLDSLKKRLSTYHLSDTTRVNLLNELGYQYWIVDPLQSELYGNEALILADSLKYTQGKAFANRVVGVSHWARGHYDTALKYLFDGLTDYQQLNDQLGIGSMHNNIGLVYLDQHSYELALEYFEQSLQKHRLLNNDREAGVLSNIGNTYLKMGKHAEAEKMYQTSLTKSLANGRKYGIAESYSNLGELNIAKSKPQESLDFFFRSLKIREQIPDLEGMSMCLYFIGKAYISLKQYEQAEQHLKRGVQTSIQVSTRKWLTQIYNALKEIEVARGNYKQALAYQEEFATRKDSLFNEEKSRQIAEMQVRYQTLQQEQRLQLQQKQLEILQQKNRIQQYLRNGLLAGLLLLAIIGYQVMSTQRLKIRKNNELLEKNKALAEAELEKARLQELKLTQELEYKSKELTSYTLNFIQKNELLEELKQNIQQLKRTQDKATATKLNELNRMVEHSMNLDKDWEDFKRHFEEVHKDFFKTLKDNYPDITSNELKLCALLKLNMNLKEASHVMGISPESVKTARYRLRKKFNLTRDENLIDHILELEKKAVNNQGVAGNGQLISHRKSISETEPTL; the protein is encoded by the coding sequence ATGAAATGTCTTTCGATATTCTGTATCCTTCTTTTTTCTACCTTCTATTGCCTGGCTGATACACCTCTGGACAGCCTAAAAAAACGCCTGTCTACCTATCATTTATCGGATACTACCAGAGTAAATTTACTCAATGAGCTTGGCTATCAATACTGGATTGTTGACCCTTTGCAATCGGAATTGTATGGCAACGAAGCTTTAATTCTGGCTGACTCTTTAAAATATACTCAAGGTAAAGCTTTCGCCAACCGGGTGGTAGGCGTTTCGCACTGGGCAAGGGGGCATTATGACACGGCTTTGAAATATTTGTTTGATGGATTAACGGATTATCAGCAATTGAATGACCAACTGGGCATTGGCAGCATGCATAATAATATCGGCCTGGTTTACCTCGACCAGCACAGCTATGAACTGGCACTGGAATATTTTGAGCAATCGCTGCAAAAACACCGGCTTTTAAATAATGACCGGGAAGCTGGTGTACTGAGTAATATTGGAAATACCTATTTGAAAATGGGTAAACATGCCGAAGCAGAAAAAATGTACCAGACTTCCCTTACAAAAAGTCTGGCAAATGGGCGTAAATATGGCATAGCCGAATCATATAGCAATCTGGGTGAGTTAAATATAGCTAAAAGTAAGCCGCAGGAAAGCCTTGATTTTTTCTTCCGTTCCCTGAAAATCCGTGAGCAAATTCCAGATCTGGAAGGTATGTCTATGTGTCTGTACTTTATAGGGAAAGCATATATTTCCCTTAAACAATATGAGCAGGCAGAACAACACCTCAAAAGAGGCGTTCAGACTTCCATTCAGGTAAGCACCCGCAAATGGCTCACCCAGATTTATAATGCCCTCAAAGAAATTGAGGTTGCCCGGGGAAATTATAAGCAGGCTCTGGCCTATCAGGAGGAATTTGCTACCCGTAAAGACAGCCTGTTTAATGAAGAGAAATCCAGGCAGATCGCTGAGATGCAGGTTCGCTACCAGACCTTACAACAGGAACAGAGGTTACAATTGCAGCAAAAACAGCTCGAAATATTGCAACAGAAAAATCGTATTCAGCAGTATCTGAGAAATGGCCTTCTTGCCGGATTATTGTTACTGGCAATAATTGGTTATCAAGTGATGAGTACACAGCGCCTGAAAATCCGGAAAAATAACGAACTGCTGGAAAAAAACAAAGCTCTGGCAGAAGCTGAACTGGAAAAAGCTCGTTTGCAGGAACTCAAGCTTACCCAAGAGCTGGAATATAAAAGCAAGGAACTCACCAGTTATACCCTCAATTTTATCCAGAAGAACGAATTGCTGGAAGAACTCAAGCAAAATATTCAGCAGCTTAAACGTACGCAGGATAAAGCGACAGCTACCAAGCTCAATGAACTCAACCGCATGGTAGAACATAGTATGAATTTAGACAAAGACTGGGAAGATTTTAAACGGCATTTTGAAGAGGTTCACAAAGATTTCTTTAAAACCCTTAAAGACAATTATCCTGATATTACCAGTAATGAACTGAAATTGTGCGCCTTACTTAAGCTTAACATGAATTTGAAAGAAGCTTCACATGTAATGGGGATTTCTCCGGAAAGTGTAAAAACGGCCAGGTACCGCTTACGTAAAAAATTCAACCTCACCCGCGACGAAAACCTGATCGACCATATTCTGGAACTGGAAAAAAAAGCTGTAAACAACCAAGGAGTGGCAGGAAATGGGCAGCTAATAAGCCATCGGAAATCCATCAGCGAAACAGAACCAACACTTTGA
- a CDS encoding energy transducer TonB, with the protein MREKDNKIKNINLAFPCQEDWKSMTDFDKGKICEKCTSKVYDFVNKTDAEFNEIIKHSKTSVCGRFSTSQLNNTFLKYAASTLFTASGLLNPVFGQELIKTDSIQIAPNQILEEEETDVFIGIIVEQQPVPESGYEGFLNKIAKEIKLPEGLTQKGKVYVQFIVDTTGKMQDITIIKGLNELADKEVLRAIKAVDERFKPGRQRGKLVRTRMHIPITFDPEMGKKKKK; encoded by the coding sequence ATGAGAGAAAAGGATAACAAGATAAAAAATATAAACTTAGCGTTCCCATGCCAGGAAGACTGGAAATCTATGACGGATTTCGATAAGGGCAAGATTTGCGAAAAATGTACAAGTAAAGTTTATGATTTTGTTAATAAAACGGACGCTGAATTCAATGAAATAATAAAGCATTCCAAAACATCTGTTTGCGGCAGGTTTTCTACCTCCCAGCTCAATAATACTTTTTTAAAATATGCGGCTTCTACTTTATTCACAGCAAGCGGTTTGCTGAATCCTGTTTTCGGGCAAGAACTCATAAAGACAGATTCTATCCAAATAGCCCCTAATCAGATACTAGAAGAGGAAGAAACAGATGTATTTATTGGAATTATTGTAGAACAACAACCTGTACCAGAAAGTGGCTATGAAGGATTTTTGAACAAAATAGCCAAAGAAATAAAACTTCCGGAAGGACTTACCCAAAAAGGCAAAGTATATGTTCAGTTTATAGTGGATACTACCGGAAAAATGCAGGATATAACGATTATAAAAGGGTTGAATGAGTTAGCCGATAAAGAGGTTCTAAGGGCTATTAAAGCAGTAGATGAGCGATTTAAACCGGGCAGGCAAAGAGGAAAACTTGTCAGAACCCGGATGCACATTCCCATCACTTTTGATCCTGAAATGGGTAAGAAGAAAAAGAAATAA
- a CDS encoding Pycsar system effector family protein: MILQTEVLDRTQQFVESLLNRQLPAHFTYHNLKHTKEVVAAAQVIGTRSQLSEHDLETVLLAAWLHDTGYCFRIREHEEESIRLAKEILTEQQVEEVRLNQVVGCIAATRYPQQPQNILEEVLCDADMYHTASEEYMERAEQLRHEIMEISKCVISRREWAQNNREFLKNHRFFTEFGQTEMEVAKQKNAKKLKKMLKEMEEDYSEFPMDVEETYKQINRIDKDREKEKDKEKQEKKKDKKKKDPNTPVRGIETMFRTMSANHLELSSIADNKANIMISINSIILSIIVSVLGRKLEEYPNFTIPTLILTLVCLGTIIFAVLATRPNVTSGIFTKEDVYKKRTNLLFFGNFHSMKLDDYEWGIKEMMKDSDYLYGSMIRDNYFLGKVLGKKYRLLRIAYTIFMFGLVVAILSYGVAIVFFPV; encoded by the coding sequence ATGATTCTTCAGACTGAAGTTTTAGACAGAACCCAGCAGTTTGTGGAGTCTCTGTTAAACAGACAACTTCCTGCACATTTCACTTATCACAACCTGAAACATACCAAAGAAGTAGTGGCTGCTGCTCAAGTTATCGGCACCAGAAGCCAGTTATCTGAACATGACCTGGAAACTGTTCTTTTAGCTGCCTGGCTGCATGATACCGGGTATTGTTTCCGCATCAGAGAACACGAAGAAGAAAGTATACGGCTGGCTAAAGAAATTCTGACTGAACAACAGGTAGAAGAAGTTCGCCTGAATCAGGTGGTAGGATGTATTGCCGCTACCAGATACCCGCAGCAGCCCCAAAACATATTAGAGGAAGTATTATGCGATGCAGATATGTATCATACCGCTTCTGAAGAGTACATGGAGCGGGCTGAACAGCTCCGGCATGAAATCATGGAAATTTCCAAATGCGTGATCAGCCGGAGAGAATGGGCACAAAATAACCGGGAATTCCTGAAAAACCACCGGTTTTTTACGGAGTTCGGGCAAACCGAAATGGAAGTTGCCAAACAGAAGAATGCCAAGAAACTAAAAAAAATGCTTAAGGAGATGGAAGAAGATTATTCAGAATTTCCCATGGATGTAGAGGAAACCTACAAACAAATTAACCGGATAGACAAAGACCGCGAAAAAGAGAAGGACAAGGAGAAGCAGGAAAAAAAGAAGGATAAGAAGAAAAAAGATCCCAATACACCGGTAAGAGGCATTGAAACCATGTTCCGCACCATGTCGGCCAACCACCTGGAACTCAGTTCTATTGCTGATAATAAGGCCAACATCATGATTTCTATTAACTCTATCATTTTGTCTATTATTGTTTCGGTGCTGGGGCGCAAGCTGGAAGAATATCCCAATTTTACTATTCCTACTTTAATTCTTACGCTGGTTTGCCTGGGCACCATCATTTTTGCCGTTTTAGCTACCAGGCCTAATGTAACCTCCGGCATATTCACCAAAGAAGATGTTTATAAAAAGCGCACCAACCTGCTTTTTTTCGGCAATTTCCATAGCATGAAATTAGACGATTATGAATGGGGGATCAAAGAAATGATGAAAGACAGCGATTACTTATATGGCAGCATGATCCGGGATAATTATTTTCTGGGCAAAGTACTGGGCAAAAAATACCGCCTGCTGCGTATTGCCTATACCATTTTTATGTTCGGACTGGTAGTCGCCATTCTCTCCTATGGTGTTGCTATTGTATTTTTCCCGGTGTAA
- a CDS encoding metallophosphoesterase family protein, protein MMKTIAHITDIHLDEDFPKEQGVDARENWKQILKDVAARNISDIVFGGDIGSTDSNEWFFASFNKYNFNPLLLTLGNHDSFQEVQKYYKPMEMNGTSELYYSFEDTYFRILYLDSSAERISDNQFRWLEQQLNTSKKILLYIHHPVLGVNTAIDKKYPLQGRERVRKVLQQHQHKVIIFCGHYHLPDVQAVENITQYVTPAASYQVERNQDDIQVNARTFGYRIIRIAEDKVNSEVVSFQQLE, encoded by the coding sequence ATGATGAAGACAATCGCACATATTACAGATATACATTTAGACGAGGATTTTCCCAAAGAACAAGGCGTAGATGCCAGGGAAAACTGGAAGCAGATCCTGAAAGATGTGGCCGCAAGAAATATCTCAGACATCGTTTTTGGCGGCGATATTGGCTCCACAGATTCCAATGAGTGGTTCTTTGCCTCATTTAATAAATATAACTTTAATCCGCTGTTGCTTACGCTCGGGAACCATGATTCTTTTCAGGAAGTACAAAAATACTATAAGCCTATGGAAATGAATGGAACAAGTGAATTATACTATAGCTTTGAAGATACATATTTCCGCATCCTGTATCTGGACTCCTCTGCTGAGCGTATCAGTGACAATCAGTTCCGATGGTTAGAGCAACAACTCAACACCAGCAAAAAAATACTATTGTACATACATCATCCGGTTTTGGGAGTAAACACAGCCATTGATAAAAAATATCCTCTGCAAGGCCGGGAAAGAGTTCGTAAAGTTTTACAACAACACCAACATAAGGTTATTATTTTTTGCGGGCATTATCACTTGCCAGATGTGCAAGCCGTAGAAAATATCACGCAGTATGTCACACCAGCGGCTTCTTATCAGGTAGAGAGAAATCAGGATGATATTCAAGTTAATGCCCGGACATTTGGATATAGGATCATTCGAATCGCAGAAGATAAGGTAAATTCGGAAGTGGTGTCATTCCAGCAGCTGGAATAA
- a CDS encoding polysaccharide deacetylase family protein: MYWHKNNFLVKKLYPSFLWNKPTHTKEIYLTFDDGPIPEVTEWVLEQLAAYQAKATFFCVGDNIRKHPFVFTKVKQGGHSIGNHTYNHLNGWKTPVSDYFTNVQACQQVAGIPVHLFRPPYGKITRKQAAHIQQTHQIVMWDVLSGDFDQQLPAQVCLRKSIQHTENGSIVVFHDSIKAWKNLKEVLPAYLAHFSALGYTFQSL; the protein is encoded by the coding sequence ATGTACTGGCATAAAAATAACTTCCTGGTCAAAAAACTGTATCCTTCGTTTCTATGGAATAAACCTACCCATACAAAAGAGATATACCTCACCTTCGATGATGGACCTATTCCGGAAGTGACAGAGTGGGTATTGGAACAACTGGCGGCGTATCAGGCGAAAGCTACTTTTTTTTGTGTAGGAGATAATATCCGCAAACACCCCTTTGTATTTACTAAAGTAAAACAAGGCGGACATAGCATTGGTAATCATACCTATAACCACCTCAATGGCTGGAAAACGCCTGTATCAGACTATTTTACCAATGTGCAGGCATGCCAGCAGGTAGCAGGAATTCCGGTGCATTTATTCAGGCCGCCTTATGGTAAAATCACCAGAAAACAGGCCGCACATATCCAACAGACGCACCAGATCGTTATGTGGGATGTATTAAGCGGCGATTTCGACCAGCAACTGCCAGCCCAGGTATGCCTGCGTAAATCCATACAGCATACTGAAAATGGAAGCATTGTTGTTTTTCATGATAGCATTAAAGCCTGGAAAAACCTGAAAGAAGTATTACCGGCCTATCTGGCTCATTTCTCAGCTTTAGGGTATACTTTCCAAAGTTTATGA
- a CDS encoding DUF4112 domain-containing protein — protein sequence MKNTSVHSPVVREYNSSTELKWLEQATTWMDSLFRIPGTNIRFGLDPIIGLFPFIGEIITFGISGAMVLSMVKYGASRKVIILMIGNILIDSVIGSIPLIGDLFDFTYKANRKNLQLLKEHHQEGKHRGSGTGIVVGVALLLLALLFLVIYGLWNLGEYIVGLF from the coding sequence ATGAAAAACACATCTGTACATAGCCCAGTCGTCAGGGAATACAACTCATCTACTGAACTTAAATGGCTGGAACAAGCCACCACCTGGATGGATAGTCTGTTCCGCATTCCCGGCACTAATATACGCTTCGGCCTTGATCCGATTATTGGCCTTTTTCCTTTTATTGGCGAGATCATAACATTCGGAATTTCCGGGGCGATGGTACTTTCCATGGTTAAATATGGCGCCAGCCGGAAAGTAATTATCCTGATGATTGGTAATATCCTGATCGATTCGGTGATAGGCAGTATTCCTCTCATCGGTGACCTGTTCGATTTTACCTATAAGGCAAACCGCAAAAACCTCCAGCTTTTGAAAGAACACCATCAGGAAGGCAAACACAGGGGCAGCGGCACAGGTATCGTCGTGGGGGTAGCCCTGTTATTACTGGCACTCCTATTCCTGGTTATATACGGGCTATGGAATCTGGGAGAATATATAGTGGGATTGTTTTAG
- a CDS encoding ComEC/Rec2 family competence protein, with product MKKQAYILALMVLSTFVSLTPPAKTLDMYWIDVEGGAATLIVAPSGESILIDSGNPGGRDSERIYTVASEVAGLKKIDHLITTHFHIDHFGGAGELAKRIPIVNIHDKGIPENLSEDVNFAKNIQPYRDIKAKRYTIKPDYELSLKAMPRGTAPLSLHCLGINQQFVATRKDADTNGDCGETTDKPVDTSDNANSSVFMINFGTFTLFNGGDLTWNTEKKLVCPVNLPGEVDVYQVNHHGLDQSNNPVLIQSLSPTVAIINNGTKKGCGPETFTSLRKTPSIQAIYQVHKNLREDGTTINTAPEKIANMEENCKANYIKLSVTPDGQQYTVSIPANSYKQVYQSKK from the coding sequence ATGAAAAAACAAGCCTATATACTTGCGCTTATGGTGTTAAGCACTTTTGTATCCTTAACTCCGCCTGCCAAAACCCTGGATATGTACTGGATTGATGTAGAAGGGGGTGCTGCAACGCTGATTGTTGCTCCCTCCGGCGAATCTATTCTGATTGATTCCGGCAATCCGGGTGGCAGGGATTCGGAACGCATTTATACAGTAGCATCAGAGGTGGCAGGCTTGAAAAAAATTGACCATTTGATTACTACTCATTTTCATATTGATCATTTTGGAGGTGCCGGGGAACTTGCCAAAAGAATCCCCATTGTAAACATCCATGATAAAGGCATTCCAGAAAATCTTTCAGAGGACGTAAATTTTGCTAAAAATATTCAGCCGTACCGCGACATTAAAGCGAAGCGCTATACTATTAAACCAGATTATGAACTTTCTCTAAAAGCTATGCCCAGAGGTACAGCGCCTTTATCTTTGCATTGCCTGGGCATAAACCAGCAATTTGTAGCCACACGTAAAGATGCAGATACCAATGGCGATTGCGGCGAAACTACCGATAAGCCTGTGGATACTTCGGATAATGCCAATAGCAGCGTATTTATGATCAATTTTGGAACATTTACTTTATTTAATGGCGGCGATCTCACCTGGAATACAGAAAAGAAACTCGTATGTCCGGTAAATTTGCCCGGAGAAGTAGATGTGTATCAGGTGAACCACCATGGCTTAGATCAAAGTAATAACCCCGTACTGATACAAAGCCTTTCACCAACGGTTGCTATTATAAACAATGGAACCAAAAAAGGGTGCGGACCGGAAACTTTTACTTCTTTACGGAAAACTCCTTCTATACAGGCTATTTACCAGGTGCATAAAAATCTGAGGGAAGATGGGACTACAATTAATACAGCGCCGGAAAAAATTGCCAATATGGAAGAAAATTGTAAAGCCAATTATATCAAACTTTCGGTCACTCCAGATGGACAGCAATATACGGTTTCCATTCCAGCCAACTCGTATAAACAAGTGTATCAGAGCAAAAAGTAA